Genomic DNA from Marinobacter sp. LV10MA510-1:
TGTCCGTTGTGACAGTGTTTCTAACGCGCGTCCATAAAGGTGCAGGTGGCGAACAGGCGTATCACCGTCAACGCGAACAGAGTGGATATCATCGGCCAGCAGAGCAACACCGCCCCCCTTGCCAACAAGAATTTTCTCGCCGGTTTTCAGCGTGGCTTTCCCCGGCTCCCGACCATCGTCCAATCGTTCATAAAGTGTGTTGTACTCATCTCCCTCAACGCCTGCGATACAGGCCCAAGTTGTATGATCGTGGGGGGGGACGAATTTTCCGGGGCGCATAACGTTCAGGTAGAGCGCGACGGTCAAGTCATCACCCTGGTCGATAAGGTATCGAGCTTGATACTCGTCAGGCGCTGACGGAGGAAAATCGGATTCGCTCCAAAGCGCACTTTGCGCGGCTAGCTGTTTGACTTCATCCAATACAGTGTCGAGCGACTGACGGGTGACGGCCTGAGAGGCCAATATTTGACGTACCCGGCTAAGTGCGTCCGAAACGACCTGT
This window encodes:
- a CDS encoding cysteine dioxygenase family protein, whose amino-acid sequence is MSSSASHRQQVVSDALSRVRQILASQAVTRQSLDTVLDEVKQLAAQSALWSESDFPPSAPDEYQARYLIDQGDDLTVALYLNVMRPGKFVPPHDHTTWACIAGVEGDEYNTLYERLDDGREPGKATLKTGEKILVGKGGGVALLADDIHSVRVDGDTPVRHLHLYGRALETLSQRTSFDIDAETCKTMDIGVKSRVAEGEDESMEDDSA